The following coding sequences are from one Saccharomyces eubayanus strain FM1318 chromosome VII, whole genome shotgun sequence window:
- the TIF4631 gene encoding translation initiation factor eIF4G: MTDETVQPTQSAPRQDSAAPNVSGDDQQQQRGYNNYNQGSNYNQKKPYNSNRPHQQRGGKFGPNRYNSRGNYSGTGSYRGGHMGANGSNSSNGSNGSNAPWTGYYNNYPAYYQPQQMGAANAIPVNAVPADENSSPVPTKIEITTKSGEHLDLKEQYKAKLQSKEGSTTPAQSDSKSEKSEETSDSTTTATPTPSTTDSKASPEETISEAEXTRRNFIEQVRLRKAALEKKRKEQLEGASTSSNAPTGTTAEKVEEKAPTTSKEAEETKPAEEKPAEPEAKEDTPVEGKQEEQGQKEEESAPKVLTFAERLKLKKQQKEQEEKDEEKENKEEPVQEESEFPTNPSTEHNTKESVVTEGEESKVEESAEISEAPAASSANPAEADDAAAEAEADEAEADGTEANGETEVAAAEADDGTNTVSHILNVLKDAKPIEDVFSFNYPEGIEGPDIKYKKEHVKYTYGPTFLLQFKEKLNVKADAEWVQSTSSKIVIPPGMGRGSKSRDPSRFGNNSSRGNEFRNNSVRNMDDRANSRASSKRRSKRTTDDRRSNRSYTSRRDRERGSYRNEDRREDDKPKEDVAPLVPSANRWIPKSKVKKTEKKLAPDGETELLDKDEVERKMKSLLNKLTLEMFDTISSEILAIANISVWETNGETLKAVIEQIFLKACDEPHWSSMYAQLCGKVVKELNPDISDETNEGKTGPKLVLHYLVARCHAEFDKGWTDKLPTKEDGTPLEPEMMSEEYYATASAKRRGLGLVRFIGFLYRLNLLTGKMMFECFRRLMKDLTDSPSEETLESVVELLNTVGEQFETDSFRTGQATLEGSQLLDSLFGILDNIIETAEISSRIKFKLIDIKELRHDKNWNSDKKDNGPKTIQQIHEEEERQRQLKSNSRSNSRRTNNSSNRHSYRRDAPPASKDSFITTRTYSQRNTQRAPPPKEEPSAPTSTATNMFSALMGESDDEE; the protein is encoded by the coding sequence ATGACAGACGAGACTGTTCAACCGACACAATCCGCTCCAAGGCAGGATTCTGCTGCGCCAAACGTATCAGGCGATGatcagcagcaacagcgTGGCTATAATAACTACAACCAAGGTAGTAATTACAACCAAAAGAAGCCTTACAATAGCAACAGACCTCACCAGCAAAGAGGTGGTAAGTTTGGCCCAAATAGATATAATAGCCGTGGCAACTATAGTGGCACTGGTAGTTATAGAGGTGGGCACATGGGTGCCAACGGGTCCAACAGTTCCAACGGTTCCAACGGTTCCAACGCGCCATGGACCGGCTACTACAATAACTACCCTGCCTATTATCAACCACAGCAAATGGGAGCCGCAAATGCTATTCCTGTCAACGCTGTTCCAGCCGATGAGAATTCCTCTCCTGTCCCAACCAAGATTGAGATCACTACCAAGTCTGGTGAACATTTGGATTTAAAGGAGCAATATAAAGCTAAACTGCAGTCTAAGGAAGGATCTACCACACCTGCACAATCAGATTctaaaagtgaaaaatcaGAAGAAACCTCTGATTCCACTACCACTGCTACTCCTACTCCTTCCACCACTGATTCTAAAGCCAGTCCTGAAGAAACTATCTCTGAAGCTGAAARGACGAGAAGAAACTTCATTGAACAAGTCAGACTTCGTAAGGCTGCtttagaaaagaagagaaaggaaCAGCTCGAAGGTGCCAGTACCAGCAGTAATGCTCCAACCGGAACCACAGCTGAAaaggttgaagaaaaggcacCAACCACATCCAAGGAAGCTGAAGAAACTAAGCCTGCCGAAGAGAAACCTGCCGAACCAGAAGCTAAGGAAGACACCCCAGTCGAAGGTaagcaagaagaacaaggtcaaaaagaggaagagtCTGCTCCAAAGGTATTGACTTTTGCCGAACGtttgaagttgaagaagcaacagaaggaacaagaagaaaaggatgaagaaaaggaaaacaaagaagaaccaGTACAGGAAGAAAGCGAGTTCCCTACAAATCCTTCTACTGAACACaatacaaaagaaagtgtAGTCACCGAAGGTGAAGAGTCAAAGGTTGAAGAATCTGCCGAAATCTCTGAGGCACCTGCCGCTAGCTCAGCCAACCCTGCAGAGGCCGATGAcgcagcagcagaagcagaagcCGATGAAGCAGAAGCCGATGGCACTGAAGCCAATGGTGAAACCGAAGTCGCTGCTGCTGAAGCCGATGACGGCACAAATACCGTTTCTCACATACTGAACGTATTGAAAGACGCCAAACCTATTGAAGatgtcttttctttcaactATCCAGAGGGTATTGAAGGTCCAGATATCAAGTATAAAAAGGAACATGTCAAATACACATATGGCCCAACTTTTTTGCTTCAATTCAAGGAGAAGCTGAACGTTAAGGCAGACGCTGAATGGGTTCAAAGCACTTCCTCCAAAATTGTCATTCCACCAGGAATGGGAAGAGGAAGTAAATCGAGAGACCCTAGTAGATTCGGCAACAACTCTAGCCGTGGCAACGAATTCAGAAACAACTCCGTGAGAAATATGGACGACAGAGCCAATTCAAGGGCTTCATCAAAGAGAAGGTCAAAGAGAACGACTGACGACAGAAGATCTAATAGATCGTACACATCAAGAAGAGACCGTGAAAGAGGTTCTTACAGAAATGAAGATAGGAGAGAAGATGACAAACCAAAGGAAGATGTTGCTCCATTGGTCCCAAGTGCTAATAGATGGATTCCAAAATCAAAGGTTAAGAAgactgaaaagaaattggcTCCTGATGGAGAGACCGAATTATTAGACAAGgatgaagttgaaagaaagatgaAGTCTCTACTGAATAAACTTACATTAGAAATGTTTGACACCATTTCATCTGAAATTTTAGCTATTGCTAACATATCTGTATGGGAAACAAATGGTGAAACCCTAAAGGCTGTGATAGAACAAATTTTCTTAAAGGCTTGTGACGAACCCCATTGGTCTTCTATGTATGCTCAGTTATGTGGTAAGGTTGTTAAAGAATTAAATCCAGACATTTCAGACGAAACTAATGAAGGCAAGACCGGTCCAAAATTGGTCTTACATTACTTGGTTGCTAGATGTCATGCAGAATTCGACAAGGGTTGGACCGATAAATTACCAACAAAGGAAGATGGTACTCCATTAGAACCCGAGATGATGTCTGAAGAATATTATGCCACTGCCTCCGCGAAGAGAAGAGGTTTAGGTTTAGTTCGTTTCATCGGTTTCTTGTACCGTTTGAACTTATTAACCGGTAAGATGATGTTCGAATGTTTCCGTAGATTGATGAAGGATTTGACTGACTCTCCATCCGAAGAAACCCTAGAGTCAGTTGTTGAATTGTTGAATACTGTTGGTGAACAATTCGAAACGGATAGTTTCAGAACAGGCCAAGCCACATTGGAAGGTTCCCAATTACTCGATAGTTTATTCGGTATATTAGACAATATAATCGAAACTGCTGAGATTTCTAGTAGAATCAAATTTAAATTGATTGACATTAAGGAATTGAGACACGACAAAAACTGGAATAGCGACAAGAAAGACAATGGTCCAAAGACTATCCAACAAATtcatgaagaagaagagagacAACGTCAACTAAAGAGCAACTCAAGATCGAATTCGAGACGTACGAATAATTCTAGCAATAGACATTCTTACAGAAGAGACGCCCCTCCTGCATCAAAGGATAGCTTTATTACAACCAGAACATATTCTCAAAGAAACACTCAAAGGGCTCCACctccaaaagaagaaccCTCTGCACCAACTTCCACTGCCACAAATATGTTTAGTGCATTAATGGGCGAAagtgatgacgaagaataA
- the GTR2 gene encoding Gtr2p, giving the protein MSLDATDSKAMVLLMGVRRCGKSSICKVVFHNMQPLDTLYLESTSNPSLEHFSTLIDLAVMELPGQLNYFEPSYDSERLFKSVGALVYVIDSQDEYINAITNLAMIIEYAYKVNPSINIEVLIHKVDGLSEDFKVDAQRDIMQRTGEELLELGLDGVQVSFYLTSIFDHSIYEAFSRIVQKLIPELSFLENMLDNLIQHSKIEKAFLFDVNSKIYVSTDSNPVDIQMYEVCSEFIDVTIDLFDLYKAPVLRNSQKNSDESNAINPRNELQNVAQLANGVIIYLRQMIRGLALVAIIRPNGTDMESCLTVADYNIDIFKKGLEDIWANARASQAKNSIENGM; this is encoded by the coding sequence ATGAGTTTAGATGCTACAGATTCTAAAGCCATGGTCCTATTGATGGGTGTAAGGAGATGTGGGAAATCATCCATTTGTAAGGTTGTTTTTCATAACATGCAGCCTTTGGATACGCTGTACTTGGAATCAACCTCAAATCCTTCCCTCGAGCATTTTTCTACCCTTATTGATTTGGCGGTAATGGAACTTCCTGGACAGCTAAACTATTTTGAACCGAGTTATGATTCTGAAAGATTATTTAAAAGCGTTGGGGCCTTAGTTTATGTCATTGACTCTCAAGATGAATACATAAACGCTATCACAAATTTGGCAATGATTATTGAGTATGCATATAAGGTGAATCCCTCCATAAATATTGAGGTTTTGATTCACAAAGTTGATGGTTTAAGCGAAGATTTTAAAGTTGATGCTCAACGTGATATAATGCAAAGGACGGGTGAAGAGTTGCTAGAATTGGGATTAGACGGTGTTCAAGTTTCATTTTACCTGACATCAATTTTTGATCACTCGATATATGAAGCATTTTCAAGGATTGTGCAGAAACTAATACCGGAATTGTCCTTCCTGGAAAATATGCTAGATAACTTGATTCaacattcaaaaattgaaaaggcCTTTTTATTCGATGTTAATTCCAAAATTTATGTTTCCACTGACTCTAACCCTGTTGATATTCAAATGTACGAAGTATGCTCCGAATTTATAGACGTTACGATCGATTTATTTGATTTGTACAAGGCGCCTGTTCTGCGAAACAGTCAAAAGAACTCGGACGAAAGTAATGCGATAAACCCCCGTAACGAACTGCAGAACGTTGCACAACTGGCTAATGGCGTAATCATCTATTTAAGGCAGATGATTAGAGGATTGGCGTTAGTTGCAATCATAAGACCCAACGGGACAGACATGGAAAGCTGTTTAACAGTAGCAGATTATAATATTGATATATTTAAGAAGGGATTGGAGGACATATGGGCAAACGCAAGGGCTAGTCAAGCCAAAAACAGTATTGAGAACGGTATGTGA
- the MRPS35 gene encoding mitochondrial 37S ribosomal protein mS45, with product MNYGLIGASSKLKGTGVIPSWTQVRHLSRRRIAYPFYPFKKLGRQHPKQHDTNLKTAMRQFLGPKNYKGEYVMNKYFAVSTNHVPNYIKPDLERGQSLEHPVTKKPLQLRYDGTLGPPPVENRRLQNVFKDRLLQPFPSNPHCKTNYALSPQLKQRIFEEITVEGLSTQQVSQKYGLKIPRVEAIVKLVGVENSWNKRNRVSSDLRTMDETLYGMFPVFDSEASFNRENLSEIPVPQKTLASRFLTIAESEPFGPVDAAHVLELEPAVETLRNLSTVGEHSSGHHESTNKNSKVVYGELLQGEKSQFKFTNAKVGKVGYRYGSGNRDNKKDRRIGFNKLGQMVYI from the coding sequence ATGAATTACGGCTTAATTGGCGCCAGTTCTAAGCTAAAAGGAACAGGTGTGATACCTTCATGGACTCAAGTGAGACACCTTTCTCGTAGAAGAATAGCTTATCCATTCTAtccattcaaaaaattaggAAGACAACATCCAAAGCAGCATGACACAAATTTAAAGACCGCTATGAGACAGTTTTTAGGACCGAAGAATTACAAAGGGGAGTATGTGATGAACAAGTATTTTGCAGTTTCAACGAACCATGTACCCAATTATATCAAGCCAGATTTAGAAAGAGGTCAAAGTCTAGAACACCCGGTAACCAAGAAACCTCTACAACTGAGGTACGATGGGACATTGGGCCCTCCCCCTGTAGAAAATAGAAGATTACAAAATGTTTTCAAAGACAGATTGTTGCAACCTTTCCCTTCGAATCCACATTGTAAAACGAATTACGCATTAAGTCCGCAATTGAAGCAGCGCATTTTCGAAGAGATTACTGTGGAAGGACTTTCCACTCAACAAGTTTCTCAGAAATACGGGTTGAAAATTCCTCGTGTAGAAGCCATTGTCAAACTGGTTGGTGTGGAAAATAGTTGGAACAAACGGAATAGAGTATCATCCGATTTGAGAACTATGGATGAAACTTTGTATGGGATGTTCCCCGTTTTCGATTCAGAAGCTAGCTTTAACCGAGAAAATTTGAGTGAAATTCCTGTCCCTCAAAAGACGTTGGCCTCGAGATTTCTCACCATTGCTGAATCTGAACCCTTTGGTCCCGTTGATGCAGCTCACGTTTTAGAATTAGAGCCTGCTGTAGAAACTTTAAGAAACTTGTCTACTGTCGGAGAGCACTCTAGCGGGCACCACGAATCaacaaacaagaacagCAAGGTCGTGTATGGTGAACTTCTACAAGGTGAGAAATCACAGTTCAAATTCACCAACGCAAAGGTTGGGAAAGTTGGATACCGTTATGGTAGTGGAAATAGagacaacaagaaagacAGGAGAATCGGTTTCAATAAGTTGGGCCAAATGGTATACATTTAA
- the TRS65 gene encoding Trs65p, producing MECFIPLHSDLNGNDIEQLRQSHTSRKFIIFDEQLNLWLRFQDDTQTNKRFELQNMIISINEAQVTSTTDIDDFFTQVGEKLWKLKDDRCSKALFKSNVVMNNGYNNQIKFLFEYKSVDADLSNRDSSPVSDGSIAMGKKSGEEILSSFEPVYSWSSTAITSTSISKVHKQNNTKTAHLDTSRNGETLQADQDMFSLKLQYPIYSLLNMRLRNTSLKSEHCILSSLDFQTSKASEQLTKRFIYPQEHNSLLKLNFHEISYKLIDGTSQIKLDPICPLKVPFTAFSYDSISATFKLVLLPKLTQPHRVRITLVYELDLSCGLKLPVRTSWETEVTLKRSMPISSASSQYSSTNNIINHNTYLNGTNNINSGSLMNNLRIGGISSSRFSLGAISTTSLVNNKLNNVKFKFVNNNIKVIKGEKFTMRLQIINSSPSPLDLVVYYNNTINPITSANIVRNNTGINIYGMHNGGISNPSLTLEKQCQLYKKHSKIAEGIILLSNDYKVPVVPPSETYFVDLRFIGIMSGYYATLSGLKVLDLNTNELIEVGIGASVLVQ from the coding sequence ATGGAATGTTTTATACCGCTGCATAGCGACCTTAATGGAAATGATATAGAACAATTACGTCAGTCACATACGTCCCGTAAATTCATTATATTCGACGAGCAATTGAATCTTTGGCTACGGTTTCAGGATGATACACAGACAAACAAGAGATTCGAACTGCAGAATATGATAATATCTATAAATGAAGCTCAAGTAACAAGTACGACTGATATTGACGATTTTTTTACTCAGGTTGGCGAGAAGCTCtggaaattgaaagatgACCGCTGCTCAAAAGCTCTCTTCAAATCGAATGTGGTTATGAATAACGGATATAATAATCAGattaaatttttgtttgagtATAAGTCAGTGGATGCAGATCTCAGCAATCGCGACTCCTCACCAGTTTCAGACGGTAGCATTGCGATggggaaaaaaagtggCGAAGAAATTTTGTCAAGTTTTGAACCAGTTTATTCTTGGTCATCGACGGCCATTACATCAACCAGTATTTCCAAGGTGCATAAGCAAAACAATACTAAAACAGCCCATCTAGACACTTCTAGAAATGGCGAAACTCTTCAAGCGGACCAAGATATGTTTAGTTTAAAGCTACAGTATCCAATATATTCGCTTTTAAATATGAGACTGAGAAAcacatctttgaaatccgAACATTGCATACTATCATCGTtagattttcaaacttCTAAAGCATCCGAGCAACTAACGAAGAGATTCATTTATCCCCAAGAGCACAATTCACTTCTCAAACTAAATTTTCATGAAATATCGTACAAACTGATTGATGGAACATCACAAATTAAGTTAGATCCAATTTGTCCCCTCAAAGTGCCATTTACTGCTTTTTCATACGATAGTATTAGCGCTACTTTCAAGTTGGTACTATTACCCAAATTGACCCAGCCGCACCGCGTAAGAATCACTCTGGTATATGAACTTGACTTATCGTGTGGCTTGAAGTTGCCAGTAAGAACTTCATGGGAAACGGAAGTAACACTCAAACGTTCCATGCCAATTTCCTCGGCATCTTCTCAGTACTCTAGCACcaacaacatcatcaaTCATAACACCTACTTGAATGGCACCAACAACATCAATAGCGGTAGCTTGATGAACAACTTGAGAATAGGCGggatttcttcatcaagaTTCAGTCTTGGAGCCATCTCGACTACGTCCCTAGTGAACAATAAATTAAACAATGTAAAATTTAAGTTTGTTAATAACAACATCAAGGTTATTAAGggtgaaaaattcactATGAGGCTTCAGATCATAAATTCATCACCATCGCCGCTGGATCTTGTTGTATACTATAACAATACAATAAACCCGATCACATCAGCGAATATTGTACGCAACAATACCGGTATCAACATCTACGGTATGCATAATGGAGGCATCTCCAATCCGTCATTAACATTAGAAAAGCAATGCCAATTGTATAAAAAACACAGCAAGATTGCAGAGGGCATTATACTGCTATCAAACGATTATAAAGTTCCAGTGGTGCCCCCGAGTGAAACATATTTTGTAGATTTACGATTTATTGGAATTATGTCCGGATATTATGCCACTCTTTCTGGGCTCAAAGTATTGGACTTGAACACAAACGAACTTATTGAAGTCGGAATTGGTGCATCTGTGCTAGTCCAATAG
- the CLC1 gene encoding clathrin light chain CLC1: protein MSEKFPPLEDENVDFTANDKKEDDTSFLRREAEIVGDEFKTEQDDEILENEASPADDEIKDFEEQFPDINSANGEIPNDQNGSTVAPTSNDNGDESDDFSEFESVPANQSTESTKEDRSEVVDQWKQRRATEIHQKDVKDEESKKELQDEAVKHVDKFYDSYNKKKEQQLEDASKDAEAFLKKRDEFFGQDNTTWDRVLQLINQDDADVIGSRDRSKFKEILLRLKGNSKAPGA, encoded by the coding sequence ATGTCCGAAAAATTTCCTCCTctagaagatgaaaatgtGGATTTCACAGccaatgataaaaaagaagacgatACCAGTTTTTTGAGAAGAGAAGCTGAAATAGTCGGAGACGAGTTCAAGACTGAACAAGACGACGAAATATTGGAAAACGAAGCTTCTCCTGCGGATGACGAAattaaagattttgaagaacaatTCCCTGATATCAACTCTGCAAATGGTGAAATCCCAAACGATCAAAACGGCAGTACTGTTGCACCTACTAGTAACGATAATGGCGATGAAAGCGACGATTTCTCGGAATTCGAAAGCGTGCCAGCCAACCAGAGTACAGAATCCACCAAAGAGGACCGTTCTGAAGTTGTAGATCAATGGAAGCAACGTCGTGCTACGGAAATCCATCAAAAGGACGTAAAGGACGAAGAATCTAAGAAGGAATTACAAGACGAAGCCGTTAAACATGTTGACAAATTTTACGATTCatacaacaaaaagaaggaacAACAATTAGAAGATGCTTCAAAGGATGCCGAagctttcttgaaaaaaagagatgaattttttggcCAAGACAATACAACTTGGGATCGTGTACTACAATTAATCAATCAAGACGATGCAGATGTCATTGGAAGTAGAGACAGATCCAAGTTTAAAGAAATCCTTTTGAGATTGAAGGGTAATTCCAAGGCTCCTGGTGCTTAA
- the PEX35 gene encoding Pex35p → MKRNRSNDNGKADSVFKQILLQLSSLVNRKRRKQLIIILKRILQVYGINLIFFVNKWKLKKLQGVKIQLDDLMPWLRESTILVLLNILYPALKKLPILGNDYVHWTSMVGISLMLTKGEVPSWIFAHLLIEVLHSKSKDSEIIRWLKRKFSQGTWTKFKQVFVCSMMVVLFKKLDRNSLSFRALFDYRPFLTDFVTINGISSLLSIYRRVLKSAFTSSTKANKSGSNHDIRNFSQSLGVKNHDDWPISSSNLKHVMDRLNEIYEITTEDNYASLSEKIINSCFVKGIIPSLRWAIIRQCIEYLFAAKRRMLMNNKLRWIVMLLTFTLIDPKNKMVISPLFVKLLAKTLVNVYLKKYWHHNFQKYILFFMFQFSIT, encoded by the coding sequence ATGAAGCGCAACCGTTCAAATGATAATGGTAAGGCTGATTCCGTATTCAAACAGATACTACTACAGCTTTCATCTCTTGTGAACcggaaaagaagaaaacaattgatcataatattaaaaagaatactGCAAGTCTATGGCATAAACTTGATATTCTTTGTCAACAAAtggaaactgaaaaaattacaagGCGTCAAAATTCAACTCGATGACCTGATGCCATGGCTAAGAGAATCAACTATATTAGTCTTGTTGAACATATTATATCCtgctttaaaaaaacttccGATTTTGGGAAATGATTACGTTCACTGGACTTCTATGGTCGGAATATCATTGATGCTCACTAAGGGTGAAGTGCCGTCATGGATTTTTGCTCACTTGCTTATTGAGGTATTGCATTCTAAATCAAAGGATTCAGAAATTATACGATGgttaaaaagaaaattttcccAGGGCACATGGACAAAATTTAAACAAGTCTTTGTTTGTTCTATGATGGTAgtattattcaaaaaattggatAGGAATTCGTTATCGTTTCGTGCACTTTTCGACTACAGGCCATTTTTAACGGATTTCGTAACAATTAATGGCATTTCCTCACTTTTATCGATATATCGAAGAGTATTAAAATCCGCTTTTACATCAAGCACAAAAGCGAATAAGAGTGGCTCCAACCATGACATTAGGAACTTCTCGCAATCACTCGGTGTCAAAAATCATGATGATTGGCCCATATCCTCATCAAATTTAAAGCATGTAATGGATAGACTAAATGAAATATACGAAATTACAACCGAGGACAATTATGCAAGCTTAAGCgaaaagataataaatTCGTGTTTTGTGAAGGGTATCATTCCAAGTTTAAGATGGGCTATAATAAGGCAGTGCATCGAGTACTTATTCGCGGCCAAAAGACGTATGTTGATGAATAACAAGTTGCGGTGGATTGTGATGCTTCTCACATTTACTTTGATAGACCCGAAGAACAAAATGGTAATTAGCCCACTCTTTGTGAAATTGCTTGCTAAAACCTTAGTCAATGtctatttaaaaaaatattggcATCACAATTTCCAAAagtatatattatttttcatgttTCAATTTAGTATTACGTGA
- the PUS6 gene encoding pseudouridine synthase PUS6 produces MTTLKMIEVYTQNGLRKVRPYYNTRSAFVKGRWLGRPLIDVLASEFKLRSRDYHLGQIQKGTYRLIRDGEPLVASQLISTVIKNHDILETTTHKHEPPVKQWCSQAAESDDSARTIAGFKTVFEDENILVIDKPNGIPVHPTGQFFQNTITEVLKSHGVDAFPCYRLDKITSGLLILAKNSLSAGEIQKNIRARNMDKYYLARVKGKFAHSDSVLNGEFAMNTLFDDIANTTIETSPIYSIDPKRQFPVGLSASKDAITKFYPIRYIPHADESVVACKPITGRTHQIRIHLARLGHPIVNDNVYCSQITKYPERLNFIIQVLKWEDQPGLDTDKLRVSFQKIIEETKSNCQTMKSSCSECDVIELKDPLLSDLELWLHAWKYEDAEGKFKFETELPNWAQIINS; encoded by the coding sequence ATGACAACTTTAAAAATGATTGAAGTGTATACGCAAAATGGACTACGAAAAGTACGACCCTACTATAACACGAGATCAGCGTTTGTAAAGGGACGCTGGTTGGGGAGGCCTTTGATAGACGTCCTTGCTAGTGAATTTAAACTGCGTTCAAGGGATTATCATCTTGGGCAGATACAGAAAGGCACATATAGGCTGATTCGAGATGGCGAGCCGTTGGTAGCCAGTCAGCTTATATCCACAGTTATTAAGAATCATGATATTTTAGAAACAACAACTCATAAGCATGAGCCGCCAGTAAAACAATGGTGTAGCCAGGCAGCTGAATCTGATGATTCGGCCAGGACGATAGCGGGATTCAAaactgtttttgaagatgagaACATCTTGGTCATCGATAAGCCCAATGGTATACCTGTGCACCCCACTGGCCAGTTTTTCCAGAATACAATAACTGAAGTACTAAAATCTCACGGTGTAGATGCTTTTCCATGCTACCGACTGGACAAGATCACATCAGGTTTGTTGATACTGGCTAAGAATAGCCTGAGCGCAGGAGAAATTCAGAAGAATATTCGCGCAAGGAATATGGATAAATACTACTTGGCAAGAGTTAAAGGGAAATTTGCCCATTCCGACTCGGTACTGAACGGCGAATTTGCAATGAATACTCTTTTTGACGACATTGCTAATACTACGATAGAGACGTCGCCCATATATTCCATCGATCCAAAGAGACAATTCCCGGTCGGTTTATCGGCGTCGAAGGATGCTATTACCAAATTCTACCCGATAAGGTACATTCCCCACGCCGATGAAAGTGTTGTAGCTTGCAAGCCAATCACTGGAAGGACGCACCAAATCCGGATCCATTTAGCCAGGCTTGGTCATCCCATAGTCAACGATAATGTATATTGTTCACAGATTACCAAGTATCCTGAAAGGCTAAATTTTATCATTCAAGTTCTCAAATGGGAGGATCAGCCGGGACTGGATACCGACAAATTGAGAGtgagttttcaaaaaattattgaagaaacgAAAAGTAATTGTCAGACTATGAAATCATCGTGTTCAGAATGCGATGTCATCGAATTAAAAGACCCATTGCTGTCAGACTTAGAATTATGGCTGCACGCTTGGAAGTATGAGGACGCTGAAGGCAAGTTCAAGTTTGAAACAGAACTACCAAACTGGGCGCAAATAATCAATAGTTAG
- the LSO2 gene encoding Lso2p has translation MGKRFSESAAKKAAGMARKRDQARIKQREEIEKLEAEEASKWEQGSKKENSRKQEEEQKKQEKLRAKKEREALLAAEEEELGKGGKGKRKTK, from the coding sequence atggggaAACGCTTTTCGGAATCCGCTGCTAAGAAAGCAGCTGGTATGGCAAGGAAAAGAGACCAAGCTCGTATTAAGCagagagaagaaattgaaaagctAGAAGCAGAGGAGGCTTCTAAGTGGGAGCAAGGCtcgaaaaaagaaaactctagaaaacaagaagaagaacagaaaaagcaagaaaaattaaggGCCAAGAAAGAGCGTGAAGCGTTATTAGCTgcagaggaagaagaattggGCAAGGGTGGCAAGGGCAAGAGAAAGACCAAGTAA